The following nucleotide sequence is from Calonectris borealis chromosome 5, bCalBor7.hap1.2, whole genome shotgun sequence.
ATACTTCCAGAACTTCAAGATGGACTTTCTTTCCACGTTTCAGTTGCCAGAAATGATACTATCTACATTTTGGGAGGCCATTCACTTCAAAATAACACCAGGTCCCCCAGCTTGTACAAGCTAAAAGTTGATCTCCCACTGGGCAGCCCAGCCGTGACCTGCACCATCTTGCCAGGGGGGATATCTGTGTCAAGTGCTATCGTGACTCAAACCGGTGATACCGAATTTGTCCTTGTCGGGGGCTACCAGTCTGACAACCAGAAACGGTTAGTGTGTAACACCATAGTTCTGGAAGATAATAAGATAGAGATTGTTGAAAGGGCGAGCCCGGACTGGACACCAGATATTAAACACTGCAGGATGTGGTTTGGCTGTGATATGGGCAAAGGGTCTGTATTGCTGGGCATTCCAGGGGCCAACAAACAGTTAATCTCCGATGCAAACTACTTCTACATTTTGAGAtgcaaaggagcagaagaggacAAGGAGGAAGAACTGACAGCACAAATTTGCAGTCAGACATCGACCGATGACCCTGGAGACTCCACTCCATTTGAAGATTCGGAAGAGTTTTGTTTTAGTGCTGAAGCCAATAGCTTTGATGTTGATGATACTGACACTTacaatgaagatgatgaagaagatGAATCAGAAACCGGCTACTGGATCACCTGCTGTGCCAGCTGCAATATTGACATTAACACCTGGGTCCCTTTCTATTCGACAGAACTCAACAAGCCTGCAATGATCCTGTGTTCCAGCGGGGCTGGCCACTGGGTCCACGCGCAATGTATGGATCTCTCAGAGAGCATGCTCCTACGTCTCTCAGAAGCAAATGTCAAGTACTTCTGCAATGAGCATGTTGACCTTAATAAAGGGCTACAAACTCCCAAAAAGGTGgtgcacctgaaaaagcaacccATGAAACCATTGCGCAAAAAGTCAGCCATGAAGTTAACAACGCCCACGAAAAAGTCCTTTCTTCGGAGATTGTTTGAATAGATTTACACTGCTGGTTTGTATTCACCTGGGAGGAAGTGAAATCACTTCAATCTTTGATTGAAGCAGAATGGGTTATTGGAGCTCGAAGAgatctttttgtttaatttatttcaattgtCTCAATATTTCAGTTACATTTCAAAGGTCATGAATTTATTTTGTCTCTTACGTGTATTTTTGTAATATCCAGATAGGAACGCCATCACAGAGggcactgtgcaaacacacagGTAACTTTGTGCTGTATTTTATGCTATAACTTACTCCCCGGTTATCCCCAGTGAGTTTAATGGAACTGCCGGTAGTATAAGACATTATCCCATGTACTCAGTGGTGTTAGCATCTGTCCAGAAAGAACATCATATtacccattttaattttttttatcttagtGAGTGGTTCTAGAAATATTTGGCCTAATTTATAACTGCATTACTCCAATGTAATGTTGgtgtaatgaaataaaattagaatacttattctggttttaaactaaagTGGTGGCTTAAGTCCCCTGTgtcagaaataatgaaatactcAAGACACTGAAGGTCAGTTTTCTTCAGGGACTTCCATTATGGAAAGCTTACATATGGAGCATTTAATTCTGGATAATTAATTTTGGATTTTGAGAGGTACTGAATGATTATATGTCAGTTTTGGCTACAGTTGTGGAATATCATCCCATAGTAAAAatcaaattgcttttttaaaccaCTCCGCTCAACAACCgctttgtgtttgtatttttaaaaatctagtaaGCTAATAAAGTTTATAATAAAAATGACTGGAGTAAATCAAACATTGTAAATCCCAGAGTCTACGAAAGGACGGCGTGAGTGCTTGGGAGGTCCATCTGAAGTCTGATAAGGGGTCTAGCTTCACAGCCGCCCCGTGCTGTgagctcccattgacttcagaagTTCCTTCTGATGAACAGGACTTTTATCATTTACTCCAGGTCCTCCACTACACACTTCTTTCTCTGCTCTCCCAGGGTGACTGTGTAGAGTCTGAAAGCTTAAAAGTGCAAGAGTAGCTCAGAGTGACTCACTGAGCCAGTGGAGCATTGTGAGGGTGGAAACAAATGCAGCTGGCTGCTCAAAGCACGAGGAGAAGATTGGATTCAGACTGAAAAGGACGTTGTCAAGGTTGAATAGCCCAAGAGTTTACTAACTTTTTTGTGGATTCTTTTATTGGCTATTTGTAAAGCCTCATCATtcttgactttattttttatttttactactgCTCCAAAcatcttttcaaaaaaatcaatacCATCAGCTCAACGTTTGCGAGCCAATAATAGCAGCTCAGTACTCACAGTCCAGCTCTCACGCTGAACccctgaataaaaaagaaaaacaggagcaGCTGTCAGCCATTCGGTCGCTGTGTGCAGACCCTGGGCGGCCGCTCCTTTACAAAGCAGCACGTGTAGCCCCGTATTCCTGTCAGCACGGACGTGTATGCACAGTCCTCCCCTTCAAACCTGCCCAACTGAAGTCAACAGCAGAGGAAAGTAAAGGGCAGCCGTACAAAGTTTCTGCTCCCAACCTTTTCACGTGCTGCGGGCCGTTATAGTTTGGGTAGAGCTTGTAAATGGGAAGTATATCACCCTGAGTCCCCTCTCACCAGTTTGATACTGGTATCAGCTCATGGATTTCAATGCCAGCTTCCCATTTCCTTTGTCATGCTACTTTACCTAAGCTCAGAGTATACAGTGCTATATGTTTTTCCAAGGAATAAATGAATATCACGCCCATGTAAAGTCCCTTCAAACTGGTGAAATTCAATAGTCAACATCCTCTTTTGTAGGTTAGTCAGGTCTTACTCAGCTGAATTGTCATTAAAATACGCATTCATCATGCACTTTTCAGAGACTTTATTTAcatcaaccaaaaaaaatccataccAAAATTAAAGCCACATCATCACACCACCAACAAAGGGGGACAATATACTCACATAACAAAACTCCACGCCTCGTCCCTTCACCATTTTACAACCACAAAAGACTCCCCATAATTATTGAACCTCCCTGGGAATGTCCAGTCTGAGTTTTTGCCTGTTACCTCTCCCAATTACTGTCATTATCTCAAATTCCTCAGACCCCACATTGTGTGACCAATTTGTCTGCTAGTGCAGACAAAGAAAAGGATGGAAACATTTTCCGAAGGGAGAGCTCGACACTGGCCTAGCAGAAGTGACGCTCAGCCTGAGCTAAAGGCTGGTGGCTCAGGCACTGGTGGTGCGGTTGCAGTATGCTGGGAGCATCTCTGGAGTTTCCAGAACTGACTCCCTGAGCTCCCTAGCTCCCGAGAACAGGTACGCTCGGCAGGTGGCAAGCACAAACACACATTGCGGCCCTTTCCAATTCTTGCCTGAATTGTTGTTCTTTACTTTAAGGCTGTGGCTATGAGAAAAGCAATTCACAGTCAGACTTTACGATATTCCTCATCAGGCCCATAATGTTAGTGTATTGTATGTTTgagctgtgctttttttaaatgtatggttTATTTGAGTAGGAGGGAGAAATTGCTTGGTCAAACCATGTCCCAGCCTCACAGTGAAGGGCAGTACAAGCAGCATTAAATCACAGCTCAGAGACTGTAGTCACTGCAGCAAGAGGAAGTCAAAGTAAAATATAATATTCCAAAGGACTTCCACATGAAGAGATTTACGAACATCAGCCTGTAGAGAAGACACTTGACATAGCACTCCAGCTGCAGAAAGTACTTAATTCCCTGATAATTCTGATGACACTTTTGAGTCATGTACTTGTTAGAGCATTGACTGTCTTCAAAACCAGCTAATCAATACAAGATGTTTCTTCCTCAGGCAGGTTAGAATTAGAAGATAAAATGAAGTAGATTTGAGTGCAGAAGTAAATCTCTATTGTATCTGCATCCAACTGACCTATGTGTTTTGTAACCACAACAAGCAGCATCATGGTTCCCAGCCACATTTTAGTAACACTATGTTGTTATTATCAGCTTTTACGAGAATAATATATGGATTTTACTGCTATTGAAAGGTGCTTGGGCCCTGAAGTACCTGATTAATCTACAGGAAAGGCACAGCACAAACTTTAGTGGTAGCAGTAAAGCATGTGTCGTAGTTCAGAGTGACTCATTGCACCAACAGACCGTTGAAAGGAGTGCACATAATGCAACTGGGAGcccaaagcaaaaggaaaagattgaATTCAGACTGGAAAGGAATTTGTAAAGTTATTTACTGCTAGACTCAATGTATTAAAGACAGAAGGACTGGcgtgcttcttttttttcatggttGGTGGCTATAGCTCCCTCCATTTTTGATCTCCTACCCTATCCCATTTCAAACAAGACTTAACTTCTGGGAAGGGCTTGAGCAACAGCCTCTGAAAACCAAACTTCCATTTGGTGTCTCTACTTGAACTTTGAAAATTGTGACACCGAAacccattttttctttaaaaaaagcaagaaaataaccTTATAAACCTTCCGATTTCTTAATACATACACTTACACAGGAAGAACAGAACACTGGCCACTGCCACAGGTGTGCAGGACCTCCTTCAGGTGGTAGTTATTGTGTATTCCCACTGGCTCAGAATGCCCATCTTCAGAGGAAGAGCTGGGCATTGAAAATACAGATCTTGACCTCTTTCCCGATGCTGCTAGCAAAGGTGCTAATTAAATCCTTTCTAACGTGTCTTTTTGTATTACGGACAATATTAAGCTTGATGCAGAAGGCTCCCGCACTTAGGAGCTGCACCTGGTCAGCTGTTTGAAAATTATGCCGTATTCAGTCTCCTAAAACGGTACTCTGAAGAAGAGCGGTGACAGGCCTCATTATTCTTCATCTGATCCCAATTCTAATAGGAATACATGGAAAGTAAAATTCAGTCAGTTATTACAGATTTAGGAATAAAGGAGTTAAATCATCCTAATTTACCAGGAAACTCTCTGAggcttgttttttttgtttcatatggGTTCTGGTTTTTCCATCCAACATCTTTTATTCAAGGTCAGCTGAAAGAACTAAGTTGGTGATATAAAGTCCAGCAATTAGATGTCTAATTACATGATTGCACAAGGAAATCAGGTAGCTTAATTTGCTCATCATTAATTCCATCCAAACCAGTTGGTTTACATAAGTCTTTTGACCGTGAGATATCAttgcagggaagaaagaaagattttctgaAGTGGAATAAAGGGAAGCTACAAATCATGAACTGAAAGGTAGATTGGAACTAATCTTTGCAGCTCGGTCTATGACGAGGAGCCAAAATTTGATGCAAAGGATGCACAGAAGCCAGTAAAGAGGCTTAACATATTAGCATGGACATAGCAGTGCAAGGCTGATTTTAAACAAACACTGGGATGGTATTTGGAAATGAAGCAAAAGCCATTTACAGactaaataaaactgtttttaaattagTTTAGTTTTCTGTCAAACAGTTGCCTGTGAGAAAAGGTGCTGAAAGGACTGCTGAGACTCACCGAGTAATCTTCATTTGTGTTAATTTAGTGACTtccagagcagggctggaatCACAGAAGAACAGCCTAAATATGAAAAGCATCCACAATTTGAATGAAAAGTAAGACTGTTACCATGAAGTTATGTGCACAGTTGAAAAACTGGTAAGAAATACAAAGCTGGAAACTTAAAGATTTATAAGACCTTTATTTTAAACAGGTTTCATGAATTAAGAAACTGTAATAcagtaagaaaaagtaaaattatgaAGTCGTGCAGTGAGACAAAGCACAGAACTCAGTGTAGTCAGAAATTAGGACGCTGTAAATATCTAGAAGTTGTTTCTGAACTACCTGACGAAAGGTCAAAGCTGATTTGCTTAAAGTCAATAGAATTAttcctgtgaggaaaaaaatatgttgagACCAGGATCATGGCTTCTGACATAGTTCGTATCGTTTCATAACATGGCAATTCACAATACAAAGCCCTtagataaaaccaaacaaaacaagatACATAACATGATTGTATAAAAATTCCAGTCAATACAATTTCAGAACAAGAAAATTATTTACCATGAATTACTGAAGGATTTGTACCAAGTATTAacgtaaaaaagaaaatgtgaaggtTTGAAAGAGTGCCATGAATAAAAGTGTCTCCATTTTTCTAAAGCCTCTTCAAAATCAAAAAGCTTAACAACAGACGGCGTAACCAAATGACACACCTGTCCGCAGTCAGAATTTGTTTGCCTTCCGATGCGTGTGTGCGTGCAGCACCGTTATCCCTCTCTACAAAAGCTTCACTTGCAGGTACCTACCCTTTCAGTGCTCTTTGTTCTAATGAGTTCAAAACTCTCCAAGAGAGTCTCTTGATTTACAGAAGATGTCAACAATGGGAAGAAGAAGATTAAACTAGATTCGAGTCTAAAgaaacgaaaagaaaaaaaaaatagtagtagttCTCTGTGTCAGCTATCCTGCCCAGAGCTGGTAGAATGTGAAATGTGTCTTGATGGCTTCGTAATATTTCACAAAAGAATACTTTCACGTGCCACTGCATTCCTCTGTCCTCATCCAGGTTCTGTTCAGCCTGACGAGTTACCCCAGGCTATAAGCCTCGTCTTGAGAAATCATACATATATGGATAAAACTTACTCAACCCTTTTGACGGCAGTGAGACGAATCACTTGCTGTTACATCAGCAGCTTGTTAAAGTGAATTTGGAGTTTGAAAATGTCAGCGGAGTCACTGAAATTACATGTGCAAAATGAACAAAGTCTGGTCTGTCACTCCAGGGGCACATACGTATTGCAACGAACGGGTCCGGATTACGTGGGAGTGAAATACACTCCTGTGCAAAAGGCAGCAAAAACTGTATATACCATTTAAATGGAGTGAAAATCACCATGAGGTGAGTCAAGATTGTTAAACTGGGCCCTAGGTTATTCAAGCAGAGTCAAGGATAAAACATAAGGTAATACACTTGTCCCAAATATAcgtacagagaaaaaagaaaagcgtGCAACTATTTGCATAATGAAATATATGCCAACCAAAAATGCAAAGTATATCTGCATTTACTGCTAAAGGATGCTCTTTATACCTGATATTTATGCTTCCTGGAAAACTTGTCTGCATTTATTGGGAAAGAATGATACTTATGTAAACCTGGTATTTATGGTCTATGggaaatacttgttttatttaaagaatcgaaaaaaataaattaatctagaAATTAGATTAATCTAGAAACTCTCAGTAAGTGTAGATGTATGTGGTACACCATACAAAAGATGCTGTGGTCCTTACGACTGCttagaaaagtaaatgttttaagTAAGAGGCATTATTTCCAACTGCAAATTTTGACATAATGTTAaactatatttaatattaaaacaaaatcctaaatgacagaatactttaaaaaatagtattttaattaataaaatcaaaagaaagacaTAATCAGTATAACACTAATATTTGTACTAATTATTAACGCTTCACTCTATTTTTTCATTGTCCTTAAAtggtaaatcatagaatcatagaatgggttgggttggaagggacctttaaagatcatctagtccaacccccaaatACCAGACCCTCAAAGATACAGTGGATAACGTGAACAAGATACTGCTCAACAAACCTCAGACCATTCATTCTTTAGGTTTGTTGTTCGCTCACACTCACaaaccaacttctgccacatcaaaataaaagcaaaaagcgGATTCTTTTAGATCCACGCTTTGATTGTTTCTGCATTTAATCTTGTTTCAGAAATACTACTCCAAAACCAGTAATGCGCTAGCTACAGGTGCAAATCTGAAAGGCTAGATGATTTCGGGGCATCTCAGGTACTTTTGAACCAACAAAATGGTTCATCTAACATAGTACGGAGGAATGCCAACTAAGTCATTTCAAGACAATTCATTGCTTTTTAACGGATCGTGTATGCTAACTGTCTTTGAGGTTAATAAATATCATTCCTCTTTTACAGATTTGGAAAATGAGACTGTGAGTGTGGTGTATCCCAGGTGTGAAAAAGCTCAGTATCAGATACAGCTGGAGCACATCAGCAGCGGATAGTGAAATACCCTAATAGAGAAGATCAGAACACTGGCGTGTACCTGATCAAGGCAACATCCATCTCCTGAGAAACGGGTCTGCTGTGACTAAAGTCACCTGGTGAAACTGTGGGCCTGCTGGTATTAATGACAATTTACCGGTGACTTCAGTGAGGCCAGGAATTCACCCAGTAAAACTCTACTAATACAAATTATACTATATATTGAAGGTACATAGAAATCTAAAATGCTCATGAAGCGACAGGCTACACAGCAGAGCTTGAACGTACTTTGTGTAGTGAGATAACCACGAGGCACTGTAAATCCTGATTGAGGAGCACAAGTACGAGTTTGCATTTTAGAGTAAACAGATTACGataaaaataccttcaaaaaaTTCCAGCTACCTTTCCTATATCTTCATATAGTAAATTAGCATGGTGATACCACCATCTGCTCCTAAGCAGTACTACAATATAAATGttaaattataatattttttaaagtttgtgaGATCAAAGTTTGCATCTTTAGtcagtattttatataaaaataactgaaCTTTATCCCAAAACAGTTACACAAGTGTCTCACTGACAAATCTTTACTTATAAAAGCCGAAGGACTGTCAATAAAATAATCAAACCCTCTTAAAAAGTAAATAGCAAAATAGTTctaaaaatggaaacagaacaaaTAGCCATGCTCCCTTTTTCAGCAACTCTCATAACTCTCCAGAATCGTATTCATTCCAAAATGCTACTTTATATAAAACCATGATTACTTTGGCTTTCTGACTTATAAACAACAATCTGAGACCAAAATAAACTGAAGACCCTTCTTTGCaatttgcttctgctttcatctCACGTAACAACTGGTAAAGGCACCACTGCATTGCCTCTTGGAAACTCCCAACAGACGTGGCGTTTATTAAACTCCACTCAGCACCTTTAACAGGGAGCGTAAAAGTGATCGTTTCAGACTTCCCTGTACCTCTACAGGCCTGAAAAAGAAGCTGCCTCCTTGCAGGAAGACACTATCACAAACCCAACACCAAATGCGGTTTACATTTAGAGTTCCGCTGAATCATTGCTTTCCAAGACCTCCGGTGGCAAGGAGTCACCTAAACTATCCTCTGGATCAATGGTGAAGCCCtggctttttaatgttttatgaGCATTCATGAACTTCTGGAGGTACTTAGAGGTATATAGCCAGTGATGCTTCAAGACATCCTCCATCTCATAGCATTTGGACTGCCTGGCATTCATTTTTCGGAACCTCCTAAACAGTTTGTTTCCAGACTCATTTCCTTCACTTGCCCAGGCCCCAATGGACCCATCTCTTTCAATGATTTCGGGAACATGAGCAAGGGTTTTGTGGAAATAATTTGTAATCTTGCCT
It contains:
- the RAG2 gene encoding V(D)J recombination-activating protein 2; its protein translation is MAQSADEMALQVVSAVSNSSLLQPGFSLLNFDGHVFFFGQKGWPKRSCPTGVFLLDVKQNELKMKPAFFSKDSCYLPPLRYPALCTLRGNAESEEHQYIIHGGKTPNNDLSDKIYIMSLVSKNSKKTTFQCVEKDLGGDVPEARYGHTINVVHSRGKSMSVIFGGRSYTPLAQRTTEKWNSVVDCLPSVFLVDFEFGCCTSYILPELQDGLSFHVSVARNDTIYILGGHSLQNNTRSPSLYKLKVDLPLGSPAVTCTILPGGISVSSAIVTQTGDTEFVLVGGYQSDNQKRLVCNTIVLEDNKIEIVERASPDWTPDIKHCRMWFGCDMGKGSVLLGIPGANKQLISDANYFYILRCKGAEEDKEEELTAQICSQTSTDDPGDSTPFEDSEEFCFSAEANSFDVDDTDTYNEDDEEDESETGYWITCCASCNIDINTWVPFYSTELNKPAMILCSSGAGHWVHAQCMDLSESMLLRLSEANVKYFCNEHVDLNKGLQTPKKVVHLKKQPMKPLRKKSAMKLTTPTKKSFLRRLFE